The DNA segment TAAAGAACCTAGACCGCAGCCATCGGGCGGGTCTAGGCAACGAGGCGGGTCAGGAGTAGGTTAGGCTGAAACACGCCCGCCTCCGCTCCGCGACTTCTCCCCCCGGCCCCGCAGAGGTTGTCGGGTAGGAAACATCACCCGTCCCTAGCCTCGTAGGGGACCCGACGGATGAGCGGGGCCCGCACCACCCGGTTGGGCGACTGAGGTGACGAGCGATGAGTAGCTACGAGAGACAACGAGGATGGTCGAGCTCCGGCGACGCGCCGACCAGGTGAGTACGACAGCAGACGGCAACGAGATGGCCAGCAAGATGAGGAGGCACAGTGTTAACACCAAATTTCGGCAAAGATATTCGGAGTTGAAGATGAAACCGAAGAGGATTTAAAGGAGATAGTTCGTTTCCAAAGCAGGCGACAAGATGCAGGTGACAATACATAATACCTGAAACTGTACAccaaagcacaaaaaaaaacatacgatAAGATTCTGAGTTGTCTATCACATGCATTATGGGTACAAGAGTCTTGAAAGCAAAAGCCCCAGGATTATTCAGAAGATAGAACAGATCATGGTGCTACCAGACACGCAACATCTTGACTTGTGCTTTTCCATTCGAAGTTTAACCTTCCCATTACCATCGCCATTGTGCCCAACTGGCATCACCTCCACACCAGTGAAGACTACAACACTGTCAATTACTTCATTATCATTATCCATGGACCTAATATGGAAGAACCTTGAAATGCAGAACCTGGCGGAGCCGAGGTTGACAAGCTGCGGTTCTTGATATTCCAGCCATCCCTCAGGTGGGGCAAATTCATTCCAGTCGCCTATAAGTTGTGGCTGGGAGTCAGAGGAGATCAgatcagcagcagccagcaggcgGCGGCTGGGCTCAGCAGAGAGGCCAAACCAGAGCTTGAGCTCGGGCACGTACTCAAGCTTGCCAGAGAAGAATGGCAGCGGCATCTCCTTGGCAAGCTGCAGCCATGTGTTCATCTCCGTGTCCAAGCAGTAGGAGTCATTGCCACGGGTGGATATGTAGATGTCAGAGCCGACTACGCATGCGTAGGATGTGATCTTGGGACGACCGGTCGTCCCAGTGGGTGGATCCAGCATGGGGGCGGCGGGGTCTCGAGCCCCACTACTAGCATGAAGACTATGAGAGACCCCATGAAGACCCCACTAAACTTTTTTATCATATGTAGATGAGAGGGGACTCCCCCACTACTAGTGGGGAGACTATAAGAGACCCCACGAAAACCCCACtaatttttttaccatatgtgTAGATGGGAGGGGGACTGTAACTCTATCTAGTTTCCTCAGACCACACTAAATTTGAccccactaaattttttttaccatatgtagATGAGAGGGGGAATGTACCTCTATctagtttcctattttttttaggatATGTAGATGGGAGGGGGACTGTAACTCTATCTAGTTTCCTCAGACCTCACTAAATTTGAccccactaaatttttttaccatatgtagATAAGAGGGGGACTGTAACTCTATCTAGTTTCCTTAGACCCCACTGCATATGTAGATGGGAGGGGGACTGTAACTCTATCTAGTTTCCTCATACCCCACTGCTATTAAAGTGGACGAAtggcggtggtgggaggaggtGGCAGTGGCAAAAGGACTTGCCCCAAACAAAGGCCTCAAACTGATTACTGTATCTGacacggaaaacagagcaaTAGATTAGTACGTGGTTAATTACTTATTAGCTtataaaacttaaaaatggattaatatgattttttaaaataacttttctttagattttttttttcaaaacatgcaccgtttagcagtttaggaAGCACACACGCGGTAACCGAGAGAGTGAGGTTGGTAACTTGAACTCAAGAACACAACCTCAGCTGCGTGCCGTCCTCCGAGTCGGGATATCTCTCCATGACATAgaggctgccaccgccgctgctgctggggACGAAGAGAGAGATGGGATCTGACTTGGGCTTGTGGATGTTTGGCATAGCCATCACGCTGCGGGCATCAACGTCACAGAGGCGTGTGATCCCAATGTGGTCCACCATTACCACCTTGCGATCTGCAAGGGGGAAGCAGTCGATATTACGCTGATGATAGGGCATATATGTGCATTTCAACCTCAACATCGGTCTGGGAAACCGAATCCTCTCCATTTGTATCCTTAAGCCCCGTTTATTCTTCGGATTATAGGAGTCAGcagccggtgctgctgctgctgtgttgCCGAACAGATGGCGCGTCAGGTCGATGGAGCGCAGCCATTGGGCGCCCGCGTAGGAAGAGTCCACGATGAGATTCTGAAACCGCTGCGATAGGCCCATGGCGGATTATTTGATCCCAATTTCGAGCCGACCTTTGCTTACTGACCGACTGTAAAAGGGaaggatgggaaaaaaaaagaagaagaagaaaggaaattATATTGGGTGCATGCAGAAAAGAGGAAAAACCCCTCAGATCGATCTAACAGTTATGAGCAGGGTTCACAATTTCAATGAAAATCGGTTGAATTCCACGAAATTTCGAGTTTCGACACGGCTCGGAATTAAGTTTTGATTGGAATTTCGAAGGTTAAACTGTAGATTTGGTCGAAATTCGAAAACTGATCAAAATTTATCGAAAACCGTGACACCGATGGGGCTCGAAATTTAGTGATCAACCGGTAATGTAATCCCTGATTATGTGGAAGGAAGAAATAGTACCTTACCTTCAATTCGCAAAACAGCAGCAAACAGATGTAGCCTTCAAATCGGAGATGGCGTCACAAAATCCTCCTATCAAATACCGCAGACAAAGAAAGGATTTGGTTTTCGACCAAGCAGGATGAAGGATCAATCTACAAGCGAtgtccctcaaaaaaaaaatccgtcgGAACTCAGAAAGAAACCATCAATCATGGGCTCGTGGCGTCCATGGATCGAAGTGAAACTACTCGGCCCAATAGGCCTATCAAAATTCGGCCCACTAGAACTGACTATGTGGGACCAGGATAAGCCACGTCAGCGTCTGTATAAAAGAAGACCGTTGACTCGCCTCCTTCCTCCGTCACCTACCTCCTCTCGACTCTTCGAGCTCATCACTCATCACCTCGTCTCGCCGCCGCTCACCACACCACCTTCCGATGGATgccaccgccttcgcctccgcTCCGAACCCTAGCcacgcgccctcctcctcctcctcctctctctccgcctcGTACTCGCGGGTTCTCCGCTTCTCCGTCCGCgacccgtggcggcggcggcgggggcagcgCCTCCCGCTCCACGCGCTCCGATCGCAGCGCCCCGAGCCGGCGCCCGCGTCCGCGTCCCACCACGACGTGGTGGTTGTTGGCGCCGGGATCATCGGGC comes from the Oryza glaberrima chromosome 9, OglaRS2, whole genome shotgun sequence genome and includes:
- the LOC127783824 gene encoding uncharacterized protein LOC127783824 yields the protein MGLSQRFQNLIVDSSYAGAQWLRSIDLTRHLFGNTAAAAPAADSYNPKNKRGLRIQMERIRFPRPMLRLKCTYMPYHQRNIDCFPLADRKVVMVDHIGITRLCDVDARSVMAMPNIHKPKSDPISLFVPSSSGGGSLYVMERYPDSEDGTQLSNQFEAFVWGNLHASSGARDPAAPMLDPPTGTTGRPKITSYACVVGSDIYISTRGNDSYCLDTEMNTWLQLAKEMPLPFFSGKLEYVPELKLWFGLSAEPSRRLLAAADLISSDSQPQLIGDWNEFAPPEGWLEYQEPQLVNLGSARFCISRFFHIRSMDNDNEVIDSVVVFTGVEVMPVGHNGDGNGKVKLRMEKHKSRCCVSGSTMICSIF